CCAACCCGGCGGTTGGCGAAGAAATTCATAGGTAGCGTTATTAGCTTAAAATAGGTATCCCTGCGGATGTCAGCCAACGATTTTTCGGCCACCTGTACAAACCAAACCACCCTAAAAAATGATACAAATGCTTGTGCGAAAAGCAAGGCAAAGCCGCCAAGGCCAATAGCTGTGATACTGAGTGGTAAAAATTTAAACTTATGTGTGCCTTGCGCAGCATCTATCAAAGCCCCTAATATGGCAGGGAAGGAGAGGCCCACTAAGCTGGATATAAATAAAAAAAACATACCTGCTATAAACTTTGCCCGGTATGGTTTTATATAGCTAAGCAGTTTGCCTACATTTTTAAGACTTTGCCTGTTTATTTTTGCTTTTGGTAATTCCGCTTCTGCCTTCGCGCCACTATTCAATCGTCCTCGTGCCATTTATATTTGTAGCTGTGTAATTATTAGAGGGTAAAAATAACGCTTTAGTTGTTGTTTGGGTGGATATGTAATAAAAAATTGACTTTGGTGTGAGTCATCGTCAATAAAGCCTATTCAAAATCAATAATAACGCTATCGCCTAAATTAAGCCCAAGCAGGCCGCTGGCGTTGCCTTTGTTAATGGCTATTTCCAGGTGGTCGCTTATGCCAAACAGGCATAGCTTTTCGCCTTCGGGCACCTCGTTATAATGCCAGCTTAGGTGGGTAATAGTTTCGTTGCGCTTAAAGTACAGCACAAAGCGGCGGCCCTGTTGCACGCGATTAAAAAACTCCTTGGTTATATTGGTTATCACGTTCTGGAACGAGTCGATATAGATCACCGCGCCCTTTATCAAATTCTTCTCAATAACCGGCTGCAGGTTCATCTTATTTTCAACATCGCTTACCGGCAGGCCTATTTGGCTTAAAGCCCCGCCCTGTGCCAAATGGCAGGCAGCCTTTACAAAAATATCTGCCAGCGGGAAGTGCAAAAACTTCAGATCCTGCATAATATTTATTTCCACAATCTCATCCGGCGCGCCATCAAACATCAGCGAAAATATGCCATTATCGGCACCTACAAAGTAGTGGTTTTTATATTTGATGGCCAGGTAACGGGTGTAGGTATTGTACACAGTATCAATGCCTATAAGGTGCACTGTACCATCCGGAAAGTAGTAAAAACTATTCTTTAAAATAAAGGCCGCTTGCTGCACATTAAAGGCGGCCACATTGTTAGTAATATCAACAATATTTACTGTGGGGAGCAATTTATAAATACTACCTTTAAGGGCAGCCTGATAAATATCTTTATCGCCCAGGTCAGTAGTTAAAGTTATAATTGCCATTTATTTTATAAATATTTATTGCTAATCTTGTAAAGCATTTAAAGGTGCAAATATTCAATTTTTAATTCATAAAAATTCGCAACTGAAAAAAATCAATTCCTATTGAACGAGCTAAAGTTATCTCTGGAACAAATTAACCCCGCAGTATTATGGGGACCGAATAATGATCATTTCGAGGTCATCAAAAAGCACTATCCTAAGCTTAAATTGGTTGCACGCGGCAGCGAAATTAAGGTTTTGGGCGACGAGCACGAACTATCTGTTTTCCAGGAAAAATTTGACCACCTGTTGCAGCATGTCGAGAAGTATTCGAGCCTGAATGTTAATGATGTTGAGCGCATATTAGGCGCGAAGCCAAGTGCACCCGCAGCCAACGGAGAACCCGCTGCACCTGATAAGTTTGCCAATGGCGAAGTTTTGGTTTTTGGCCCTAACGGCATAATGGTAAGGGCGCGCACGCCAAACCAGCACCGTATGGTAGATAGCCTTTCCAAAAACGATATTTTGTTTGCCATAGGCCCTGCAGGTACGGGTAAAACTTACACCGCAGTGGCACTTGCAGTAAGGGCTTTAAAAAATAAAGAAATTAAACGCATCATACTTACCCGCCCGGCTGTGGAAGCAGGGGAGAACCTTGGTTTTTTACCTGGTGACCTAAAAGAAAAGATCGATCCGTATCTGCGCCCTTTATATGACGCGCTTGATGACATGATACCTGCCGAAAAGCTAAAACTTTACCTGGAAAACCGCACCATCGAAATTGCCCCATTGGCATTTATGCGCGGCCGTACGCTTGATAATTGCTTTGTGATATTAGATGAGGCGCAAAACGCTACAGATATGCAGTTAAAGATGTTTTTAACGCGTATGGGCCCATCGGCCAAGTTTATTGTAACAGGCGATGTAACCCAGATAGATCTGCCTAAAAAGCAACAATCGGGCTTATACACTGCCCTGCGCATATTAACAGATATAAAAGGTATTGATATAGTTTACCTGAGTGGCGAAGATGTTGTGCGCCACAAACTGGTAAAACGCATTTTGGAAGCTTACGGAGATATTCAGTAGTGCAAAGTCTGAAGTCTTAAGTCCTGAGCCAGTTTAAGTTTAGGACTTAAGACTTTATACTTTCGACTTAAGACTTAACAAATGGACGCTATAAAAGAAACACATTTTAATTTTAAAGGACAAACAAACTATTATAAGGGTAAAGTACGCGATGTGTACACCATAGCCGATAAATACCTGGCCATGGTGGTTACCGATCGTATATCGGCATTTGACGTGGTTTTACCGGAACCCATCCCTTACAAAGGGCAAGTATTAAATCAAATAGCCGCTAAATTTTTACAGGCAACTGCCGATATTGTACCTAACTGGGTGCTTAGCGTACCCGACCCAAGCGTTACCATTGGCCGCATTTGCGAACCTTTTAAAGTAGAAATGGTTATTCGTGGTTATTTAGCCGGCCATGCCGCCCGCGAATATGCTTTAGGAAAGCGCCAGGTTTGCGGCGTAACGTTGCCTGAAGGCCTAAAGGAGAATGATATTTTACCTGAACCAATCATTACACCAACCACAAAAGCTTCGGTAGGGCACGACGAGGATATATCCCGGGCGGAAATATTGAAGCAAGGTATAGTGACTGAAGCAGACTATATACAACTGGAGCAATATACACGTGCCTTGTTTAAACGCGGTACCGAAATTGCTGCCAAACAGGGTTTAATTTTAGTTGATACTAAATACGAGTTTGGTAAGGTTGGCGATACCATTTACCTGATAGACGAGATACATACGCCAGACTCGTCACGATATTTTTACAGCGAAGGTTATGCCGAGCGCCAGGCAAGCGGCGAAGCGCAAAAACAGCTATCGAAAGAGTTTGTGCGCAAATGGCTGATAGAAAATGGTTTTCAGGGTAAAGATGGGCAAACCGTGCCCGTAATGAGCCCCGGAATTGTTAGGTCGATATCCGAGCGGTACATCGAACTTTATGAGCAAATCACCGGCGAAAAGTTTGTAAAACCCGAATTGCAAAATGTTGTAAACAGAGTAGAGCAGGCAATTAATAATGCAATAGCTAAGTTGTAATTTTTATTTAAAGATAAATTCTTTATATCTTAGCTGTTTAATTTTACAAAAATGAAATTTACCGTAGATAAGCACGAAAAATACATACTTATAAAGCTTAACGAATCGAAGTTAAATTCACTGGTAACCCCTCAGCTTAAATCAGAATTGATCCTGATCAATACCGAGGGACAAAGAAACATCATTCTTGATCTTTCGCAGGTAAAATTTGCCGATTCATCGGGTTTAAGCAGCTTATTGGTGGGCCACCGTTTATGTAAAAATGCAACCGGTTCGTTCATTCTTGCCGGTTTAAACGAGGCTGTTTCCCGTTTGATCACCATATCTCAGTTAGATAACGTACTTACCATTGTCCCTTCATGCGAAGAAGCTATCGACCTTATTTTTATGGAAGAGATAGAAAAAGAGCTGAAGAAAGAAGTTAGATAATTAGCCTGTTTACCCGGTATGAAATTCGAAGTTACAATACTGGGCAGCAGCTCTGCAACCCCCATTTTTAACCGTAACCCTACGGCCCAGGTTTTAAACATTAACGAAAAGCTGTATTTAGTTGATTGCGCCGAAGGTACGCAACAGCAAATGCTGCGTTTTGATGTAAAAGCCGCTCGTATAGATCATATATTTATCAGTCATTTACACGGCGATCATTATTTGGGATTGGTTGGTCTGCTATCATCAATGCACCTGAACGGCCGCAAAAAAACATTAAAGGTATTTGGCCCCCCGCAGTTAAAAGAGATTGTCGATCTTCAGTTGAAGTATTCACAAACTACGCTTAATTATCCGTTAGAATTTATTTTTACTGATGCCGATAATACCGGTGTGATATTAGAGAACCAGGATATTTTTGTGGAAACGGTACCTTTGGATCACCGCATTCCCTGCACTGGTTTTTTGTTCAGGCAAAAAAAGCGCTTGCGTAAGATCATAAAAGAAAAAGTAGAGTTGTTGAACATCCCTATATCCTTTTATTCAGCTTTAAAAAAGGGGCATGATTATGTAGCCGAAGATGGTGGAGTAGTAAAGAATGACACCCTAACCATAGATTCTGATGCGCCAAAATCTTATGCCTATTGTTCTGATACATTATACAACGAACGATATTTTAAACAGATAGATTCGGCTACACTATTGTATCATGAGGCCACTTTTTTAAATGATATGTTAGACAGGGCTAACCAAACCCACCATACCACCGCATTACAGGCCGCTCAGATAGCTAATATTACCAATGCCGGTAAACTCATTATCGGGCATTTTTCGGCCAGGTACAAAACCTTAAACGAACTGCTTGACGAGGCGCAAAGCGTTTTCCCTAATACCGAGCTTGCTATAGAAGGTAAAACTTTTATAATAAGCGAATAAGGTTGACGATATATGCATTAAAAAGCCCGATGTAGAATTACACCGGGCTTTTTAATTAAGTACATAAAGCAATTAATCGCCTTTTTTGCCAAATACCGAAAAATGCACGTAACGGCTTGGGTGTGCTTTAATATCTATAAATAAATTATTCAGGTTATTAGAGGCATTATTTAGGTTGTTGTACATTTTATCATCGTTTAATAATAAACCAAGCGAGCCTTGGGCGCTGTTTATTTTTTCGATAGTTTGCTGTAATTCGCCTACCGCTTTATTTGCATTGGCCATGGTTTGGCTAATATTTGAGTTAGCAAGGTCGCCGCTAAATTTGTCCAGATTTGCCGAGATGCCGTTAAAACGGCCTGAGCTTGTTTTTAAATTAGCCGATACAACTTCAGCATTTTCCATGATCCCGTTAATATGGCTGCTTTGAGCGCCTACAATAGCGTCGATTTTTTTGGTGGTACCTTCTAATGTTTGCAACGAGTTAGCTATGCTGGCAAAGCTGCGGCTAACATTACGCTGAAACTCCGGGTTCATTATTTTGTTGATAGAGGCCATTGCCGAATCTACCTTAGTTATTAAAACCTCGGCTTTCTTTTGTATAGGCTGCAGGCTTTCCGCAAGGCTGCCTTGTATATCGGCACGCAGGGTATCTTTGTCTTCGGCATACTTGGTGCTGTTGCCCAATACAAAAACAATAGCTTTGCTACCTAAAAGGTCGGTACTTTGCAGTTCGGCAAGGGTATTGTCGGGTATGTTGTATTTAGGGTCAATTTTAAACTCAACAGTAGTTTGCCCATCGTGGCCCAGTTCCATTTTTGATACCCGGCCAATTTGGAAGCCATTTACCAGCACCGGTTTTGATACCGTTAAACCCTCTACACTCCTGTAAATAGCATAAAACTTGTTTGAACCCGAGAAAACATCATTACCCTTTAAAAAGCTGTAACCCAATATAAGTATGGTTATTGATACGGCCGTGAGTGCACCAATTTTTGTTTCGTTTGATATTTTCATGCAGGGTAAATGTTTTGTGTATATGCTATTGTTCTACTTCTTTTTTATAGTTGTTTATAGCCCTAACTATTGATGCTACAATTTGGTTTTGCCCTTCTTCTGAATTTAAATATTCTTCATCATCAGGGTTGTTTATGTATCCTGTTTCAACCAATACAGATGGCATTGCGGTATGATCGAGCACAAATAACACCTGTTCCCGTACACCTTCACTTACCCGGCCATCACCATCGGTAAACTCTTTTTCAATCATATTGGCAAAATGGATACTTTGCCGGCGGTATTTATTTTTAAAAGCCTCCATCAAAATAACCGAGGATGGGTCTTCCGGGTCAAAACCGTT
This portion of the Inquilinus sp. KBS0705 genome encodes:
- a CDS encoding SAM-dependent chlorinase/fluorinase: MAIITLTTDLGDKDIYQAALKGSIYKLLPTVNIVDITNNVAAFNVQQAAFILKNSFYYFPDGTVHLIGIDTVYNTYTRYLAIKYKNHYFVGADNGIFSLMFDGAPDEIVEINIMQDLKFLHFPLADIFVKAACHLAQGGALSQIGLPVSDVENKMNLQPVIEKNLIKGAVIYIDSFQNVITNITKEFFNRVQQGRRFVLYFKRNETITHLSWHYNEVPEGEKLCLFGISDHLEIAINKGNASGLLGLNLGDSVIIDFE
- a CDS encoding PhoH family protein, with product MNELKLSLEQINPAVLWGPNNDHFEVIKKHYPKLKLVARGSEIKVLGDEHELSVFQEKFDHLLQHVEKYSSLNVNDVERILGAKPSAPAANGEPAAPDKFANGEVLVFGPNGIMVRARTPNQHRMVDSLSKNDILFAIGPAGTGKTYTAVALAVRALKNKEIKRIILTRPAVEAGENLGFLPGDLKEKIDPYLRPLYDALDDMIPAEKLKLYLENRTIEIAPLAFMRGRTLDNCFVILDEAQNATDMQLKMFLTRMGPSAKFIVTGDVTQIDLPKKQQSGLYTALRILTDIKGIDIVYLSGEDVVRHKLVKRILEAYGDIQ
- a CDS encoding phosphoribosylaminoimidazolesuccinocarboxamide synthase, yielding MDAIKETHFNFKGQTNYYKGKVRDVYTIADKYLAMVVTDRISAFDVVLPEPIPYKGQVLNQIAAKFLQATADIVPNWVLSVPDPSVTIGRICEPFKVEMVIRGYLAGHAAREYALGKRQVCGVTLPEGLKENDILPEPIITPTTKASVGHDEDISRAEILKQGIVTEADYIQLEQYTRALFKRGTEIAAKQGLILVDTKYEFGKVGDTIYLIDEIHTPDSSRYFYSEGYAERQASGEAQKQLSKEFVRKWLIENGFQGKDGQTVPVMSPGIVRSISERYIELYEQITGEKFVKPELQNVVNRVEQAINNAIAKL
- a CDS encoding STAS domain-containing protein, which gives rise to MKFTVDKHEKYILIKLNESKLNSLVTPQLKSELILINTEGQRNIILDLSQVKFADSSGLSSLLVGHRLCKNATGSFILAGLNEAVSRLITISQLDNVLTIVPSCEEAIDLIFMEEIEKELKKEVR
- a CDS encoding ribonuclease Z → MKFEVTILGSSSATPIFNRNPTAQVLNINEKLYLVDCAEGTQQQMLRFDVKAARIDHIFISHLHGDHYLGLVGLLSSMHLNGRKKTLKVFGPPQLKEIVDLQLKYSQTTLNYPLEFIFTDADNTGVILENQDIFVETVPLDHRIPCTGFLFRQKKRLRKIIKEKVELLNIPISFYSALKKGHDYVAEDGGVVKNDTLTIDSDAPKSYAYCSDTLYNERYFKQIDSATLLYHEATFLNDMLDRANQTHHTTALQAAQIANITNAGKLIIGHFSARYKTLNELLDEAQSVFPNTELAIEGKTFIISE
- a CDS encoding MCE family protein, which encodes MKISNETKIGALTAVSITILILGYSFLKGNDVFSGSNKFYAIYRSVEGLTVSKPVLVNGFQIGRVSKMELGHDGQTTVEFKIDPKYNIPDNTLAELQSTDLLGSKAIVFVLGNSTKYAEDKDTLRADIQGSLAESLQPIQKKAEVLITKVDSAMASINKIMNPEFQRNVSRSFASIANSLQTLEGTTKKIDAIVGAQSSHINGIMENAEVVSANLKTSSGRFNGISANLDKFSGDLANSNISQTMANANKAVGELQQTIEKINSAQGSLGLLLNDDKMYNNLNNASNNLNNLFIDIKAHPSRYVHFSVFGKKGD